TCACTTCAACTTGTCGAGAGTGTCGTAAAAacggttttctttttgttgacGTCATTCACCTCTGGTCCATATGTAGATAATTAGGTGTCCCATTTTTGTATTGTGAATAAATGGTGTGTGTTCATAGTTATGGAGGTGAGCCTGATGTTGCATTGGGTATGTGTATATCTGTATTCTGTTGGTCTGGGCacttgtctttttgttttttcttttgttttttttgttttttgctacgGGTTTGCAATACAGTGACCAGTCTgttaatgtataatatatatatatatatatttatatatatatttatgccaTGAGAAGGTTCTAGCAAAATACAACATCAGCAAGCTTCGGCGAATTCCTCCAAAGGTAAAAACGACCTTCGAACACTATTTagttcattcacacacacacacacacacgtatagaAGAGGGATTCTTGggtctacacacactctctgagtTAGGTATTAGGCAGTAAACTGGCCACTGCTCTGAGCACCTAGGTTTCCACCAGTCAGGTTCTTTTCTGTTACACTATGACTGTAccactgtgttgttttttttgattaAGGAGTCCCAACCAAGAACCAATCAGAAAAGGGGAGAGTAAGGCTTAGAGTCACGTGTGACACCGaccaaaaacagagaaagaccTCAATGGACGACTCAGTATCTCTCTTATGtcgtaaataaaaatataaataaatcaacaaaccAAGAACTGCGATAATACGTTTGATTGTTTCTGTCATAGTATTTGGCTCAGATTGTGTTTATGTCGATATTTTTCGGGCTTCCTGTTTCTGATTGCTCAGtgcaagtaagtaagtaagcatGTGAGAATGCGCCTTTATCTGAGAGTGATCTgtgaggtgtgtttgtgtgggttgtTGCCGGATAAGCTTGGTATCCCCATTTTCCATCCCTGCATCTCTTACTCTTCTTTCCTCTCAACATTCCCTGGTAACGGTGATGTCCTTGTTGCTTCTGTCTGTAAAGAGGTTTGTCAGCCGCAGATAGCCACAGTTGCTCAGACTTTTGTCACTTTGTTTGTCCTTAGTGTCTTTCTATCTTTTGGTCTGTCCTCTCAGCTCCGGGCACCTTCATCCCTGGCTCTTCCATCTCGTGGGGAGAGGGCAGAAATGGGGAAGGGGCTAGAGGACAACCTGAGGGAAAGTGGAAAGCCTTTATACAGAAGCAGtatgtctgtgtttctctgtcttgCCCTTGCTTTTTCCTTTCTCTGACCTGTTCCTTACCCCATGCCATGTTTCAGTTCATGCAGTGGCCAAATCCAGTTGATATCTCTGCCCATGCACTAACCCCATTCCTACTCCTCTCTCCTtaccccttctctctccctctcacctGTCCATCACCCTCCTGAGCGCTCGCTCTATATTCATGCGATGGCCCACACGAGTTACACCAAGGTCCAGGAAGTCCTCCTTGGTGAGCGAAGGCAGATGCGTGCCATCAATCTCGTTGTCCAGGAAGCGCTCCCTATGCTCAGCCAGGTTCAGGTAGGCCAGCCAATCAGCTACGTCATACTTGGTCCAGTAGGGCAGCGGCTTGGAGGCAAAGGGCTTGGAAGGGGATGGAGGAGGCAAGTGAGGGTAACTTAGGCAAGTGGGTGGAGCTATAGAGTGGAGTGGTGGGGAGGATGAACCAGAGAGGAAGTGGGTGGGTGAAAGGGAGCGAGAGACCACCAGGGATGAATTAGGTGGTGGCGGTGCTCCAGAAGGAGCAAACAAAGGAGGGGATGGAGAGAAGTAAGCGTCACCTAGGGGATTAGCGGGGGATGGAGGAGTGATGGAACCGCGTAGGTCATATAAGCTGCTGTAAAGTGGTGTAGTGGGAAGGATAGGGAGGGAAGAAGGCCTTGGGGGACCCAGTTTGGGACGCTCTGAGGGTGAGATGAGTGGACTGGGTGCTCGTCGGCGCTGAGACTCCGCCTTACGTGACTCCCTgcttgggatgaactggaactcgaGGGCTTTGGACCGGTAAACCGGACGGTGCTTAGGGGAGGTGGGGTAGGGTGCATAGGCTGAAGGTGAGACGGGTGAATGGGAGCGGGCAGTGGTGCCAGGGGCAGTGGAGGGGGGTTGAGAAGGGGCACCGGGGGGCTGCGGGGAAGATGATCGAGCCCAGTTTGGGTAGAGAGGAGGATGGGGGGAAGCTGTAGGAGACGGAGATAGTGCAGGCTGAGccagaggagatggagagggcGAGCGTACCGATGGAGGGCTCAGTGCACCTGTTGAATCTTCAGAGAacctggggggggggaatggaCAGATTAACAAAGAGGTAgtgagagaagaagaaacaaggacgtgaaaaagagagagaaacaaaacaaacagggaAAAATGTAGAAAGATGGGTAATGACTAAGAGAACAAGAATAATCAAGATTAAGAAGGAggaatacagaaatatatatatatatatatatatatatatatatatatatatatatatatatatatatatgaaggcaccaatgataaaacgatcagagtcacaTTGTGCTTGAATTCAGAATTTATAAGTTCAGAACCTTCTTATGTCATAATAgttgagaacagagaaaatcttGATGATATGTTCACTAGACCCGTtcatagtctttatgaagaCACTGAAAGTTATCagccattattgtttacattgtgttaatCGAAGCAGGAAAAAATGCTTGCACGgactctgatctttctttcCTGGCTATTCATagtaatacagtgatgaacttatactaatttattcaactgagcatcatcaacatcacttaaattctgaaaacacacagaatatacattatacatcaatctcaacttgaatattattacttattaatattaatgaatattattattactattaattaattagtaattattaatattattattatattaatattagagcCATTACTAATGAGATATGTTGAAGAAATTTGTTAACAATGAAATTCACAATGAAATTCACTCAGCTGGGCGTCCGCCATTACTCAAAGCCTATTGGCTGATTTCGGTCATGTGACTGGACTTTGATCATTTTTCCATagcatggctttattttaaatggaaaattctgtgaccctgatctttctatcatccaagtacatttatgagatcattcttcaatgctcaatcaacagccgtagatgcacaactccaaaaatacagttttgtgactctgatcgttttttcattgtggtcttcatatatatatttatatatatttttattaacccACCCCTTCCCCCCAGATATTTCCATCTAGATGTGTTATCTTAGaaaatggcaccttttgtttgaacacaCCCATTTTTAAGtgacaaaaatattggaatatgtgactgacaggtgtttcttattGCCCAGGTGTACTCTGGTAGATTGTTAGATTggctgtttaaacaattaatagctcagaatgtctactcttggctTGAGcgctgggtttcacctgtgaagattgcaaaacaacagcagttgatgacagaaacattttgaGAGCTGcaaagaaaaatccaaaaacaacagtcagtgacatcaccaacaaccttcacagggcaggggtgaaggtatcacaatccaccatttgaagaagacttcgagagcagaaatatagaggccacaccacaagatgcaaaccactcatgagcagttgGAATCTGAAGGTCAGATTGGAactcgcaaagaaatacagagatgagccacaacaTTTCTGGAACCAAGAATAACCTTAACCAAAGTGATTGAAAGCCCAAAGTGCGGAGAacgaaaggatctgctcataagaaaaacatacgagctcatctGTCAACCAcagtggtggtagtgtcattgAAGGGCTTGCATGGCctcttctggaatgggctcgctaatcattattaatgatgtaacttatgatggtagcagcagaatgaattcaaaagtctacagaaacatcttgtctgccaatttaccgAGAAACGcttccaatctaattgggaggatcttcatcatgcagcaagacaatgaccaaGAACTTACCAATCGGGGgaaaaagtgaaaggttttagactggccaagtcaatcaccagaccttaacccagttcagcacctcctgaagaggagactgcaGGGAGaacccccccgaaacaaacaactactgaaagaagctgcactACTagtctggaaaagcatcacaaaagaagaatgcaacagtttggtgatgtcagtgggttgcGGAATTGATGCAGTGTTTGCAAACaggggatatgcaaccaaatattaagtgtgaTTAagtttaagactatctgttccagtacttttgctCAACTAAAAATTGGATGGTCTGCCactaaaggtgccatgttttaagttgtttaacacatctagatttaaatatcaggaaacaaaaactgaaattctATTTGAAGAAAAAGCTAAAGATCtatcatcttttgatcttaaacccaaatgtcttcagtgtatagtaacaacaaaagaattggccttgacgttccaatacttttggatggactgtgtatatatagacagagagagcagtGGTGCAGTTACCTGTGTCtgaggaaggacagacagatggacatggACAGTAGGATTAAAGCAGAGATCACAAAAAAGAGGGAACagtttaaacacacaaattCAGACAGAGTTTACATAGACAATGTAGACCAATTCAGCAATGACGGTCCAGCACAGTCACATGCACTCATAGACGCGACCAATCAGGAAGCAAGATGGTGCAAATACACAAGGACCAACTGTTCATGCAAAAcaaaaattactttaaaaactTTTCATTACATAGTTTTTTGTTGGACGAATGTGGGTATGTGGATATGTGTCCTTGCAAGACCAAAAAAATGCcttgattaattgattatatttatgatACATGGAAAATTTGCGGCATGATTCCATGATTACCGTAAAGGTAAATATACATCAGATTTTGTACATGCACAACGTAATTGTGACCCACTAATTAGAGTGGGTTTGGGAGGTTTAGAGATTGATATTCCAATAAGAGCATTTTGAACCGATCATATAAAATGTCCATTCACCCATTTAAATTTAGGGTTTAAACTAAACCCCGGACGTTGTGAACGTCCACTTAGCTCCGCATTTGGTCCAGTTTATAACGTTCGCTGGCGGACATTCCGAGGTCGTCAGAGGATATCAAATCATAACACTACTGAATGTGTTAATTTCAGCGAAAGTCCCCTAATGTCCCAAATGACCGCTGGATATCCTGTGAACGTCCCCCTTGAACGTCCATAGGATGTCAAGGGGATCCTACACATGGATGTTCGGGGGATGTTTATAGAGGCCATTTAGGGGACATCCTGGGGACCTTTTTTGGTCAGCTGCGAAAACGTTAAAACCTTTCCAAACATTTTCTTCAaaccaggattttttttgtctgcctTAGGCATTAGATTTGTGGTTAGTCACAGACAACATGCAATATTTGTGCTTCCCAACaaaactacatatatatacatatacatatacatatatatatatatatatatatatatatatatatatatatatatatatatatatatatacatatacacactgtacgtgtgtgtgtgtgtgtgtgtgtgtatacatttcatttaatgctGCATTACAATATATGCAAGCAGGAGGAATTTATCGTGCATAACATACTGTACTGTGTCCCTTCATAATATAGAAATCTTATAGAaatcttttttatattatttactttttcaatatcaactacttttattattcattactttaaaaattcactactaagaaataaataaggtcAAAGGCCTTTGCAATACTTTCTTCACTTCAGTGAGATCTTATTAAGCTGCTGCCAAATGAAAGAAACCAGAAGCACAGCTTTGGTTCAGTGGTTCATTCTCTGGgctgctgatcagaaggtcatgagtccTCAAACTACCTCAAAGAACTACTACTAGGCCCTTGAGCTAGAGCCATTGACCCTCTCTGATCAGGACTGACCCCAGCTTTGTAATAATCTACGATATGCAAAGAAGATAATTTCACTATACTCTACTTGCATATGTTAAGATAAAGGAAATCTTCAGATTTGCATTTCCTGaccttaaataatataaactaattaaataATGAGTTTGTATGGCTGCTACCTTGGCCAGGTCTCTCTTGTAAAAGAGATTTTTGGTCTCAATGGGACTTCCTGGTaaaataaaggtaaataaataacacatacCAGTGGCAGAGTCAAACATGGACACATGCAGTCACATATCTACCAGTCTCATCACAAATACATGCAGTTATTCTGACACTGCTGTCCCACACCTGTGCCTGCTGAGTGATCGCTGTGCTCCCCAGTTCTCCATTCCTTTGCTCCTTTGTTGCAATTTGGTGTTCAGTTCACTGATGATGCTTGCTTTCATGCCGGACATGGGTGGGTGCAGTTTACGCCCTTCCAGGTAAGTTCCATCAGACTGAGCCCCGCTATCAGTCACTATCTGCGTAGCGCCAGTTGACCCATCACCCCAAAGGGACTTCATCTCAGGGGTTCGGGGCCGATCAAAGTACATGACAGCGGAGCGAGACAATCCTGGTCCTTCCCTAATGCTGTAACCATCCCGAGTGCCCAcatcctcttcctctccctcctctgGCTCCTCCTCCTCAGGCTCTTCCTCCCCACGGCGTCTGTGGTAGGCTGGTGGAGCCGTGCTGGTCTGCCGTCTGAGCTCTGATGCACGACTGCCCTCTCTGTACCGTTGCATTTTGGGGTATGTGGAAGCAGTGCTTGCTGCTTTAGTGTTGTGCATTTCGAAAGTCTGTCCATCCAGGTAGCTCATGTAGGACTCTAAGAAATCTGCTCCACTTGTCCTGTCACTTTCTGCTGCTCTCTCCATCCTTTCTCTGACTCCCCCACTGCTAAGTGCCAGGATGCTGTCCAGATGGTGGTCACTGCTGCTGCGGCTGTCCAGCTCCTCAATACCAGAGTCCACTACGGTCTCCTGGGACTCACCACTCTTGGCCATGGCTGAGCTGGGTGGTGGGTGGTGCTCAGCACTGGGTCGCCTACTCCCACTCCCTGTGGCCACTGTGGAAACAGTTGCCATGCGCTGGGTGTGCAGGCTGACAGCAGGCGCAGTGCTAGCAGCAACAGAAGTTGTAGTTATGGTGGTGGTTGCTGTGGCACAGGTTGCGGTCATGGAGAGGCTGGAAGTCCCCCTCAAAGCAGCGGATGTAGCAGGGGTAGAAGAAGCAACGGGAGGTCCTCCATAGGCAGAGGGAGCTGGGATTGTGATAAGcggtggtgtgggagaagtgGCACGTCTGGTTGCAGGGGTGCTGTTATAGTGGTGGTGGGTCTGAGACAAGCTGAAAGGTCTGTGGTAGGAAGagggaggaggtggtggtgacACAGAGGGAGGTGGAGGGGGTCCAGAAGGTTGTAAGGTGGAAGGTGATGAAGGTGGGGGAGGGTTGGGAGAAGCAATAGAGGGAGAGGGGGCAGACTGGGTCAAATTAGCAACTTCACTGTCATAGGAGGTGAGACTGGAGGTGGTGGAGTCACCAGCCTGTGGAGAGGGCAGGGGTGTGTGAGCAGGGAAGCCAGTCATGAAGGCATCTTTTGGgggaggtggaggtgggggCGGAGGTGGAGGTGCTGGATGGTGTTGTTGCTGCCGGGTTGCAAGGTTGTTAGCGATTATAGCAGAATAACTTGCACGATCAAAGCTGTTAGCAAATTCTAGTGGAGGTGGCAAAGGTTCAGCAAACACAAACTCATCATCTGCATCCACTGATGGAGCTGGAGGAGGGAGAACCATCAGTCCCATGCTGCTGcctccctctcccccagtcCCTGGTCCTGCTGAAGTGCGTGTGGTCATGGCAGTaggtggaggagatggaggggTGAGTGAGAGGATGTACGTTCCTGCCTCACTCTCCATCCTCAAGAAGGATGGTCTCCGGGGTTGCTGAGTGGTGGGCTGTGAGGATGGCTGTTGCTGCTGGCTCTGacctctttctatctctctctccctctctcgttcCCGGGAACGTTCCCTctgccgctctctctctctttccttctgtgtGGGTTGGTAGTGCTGAGACTGGTAGTGGTGTGTGTGGACGGTTTTGTCCTCAGAGAACCGGACCCTCAGCCCTTCCCTGGATGGTGCAGCTCCTGCAGACTCTCTCTCAGCACGTTCCCCAGTCTCCTCTGTCCAACCGCCCCCTGCTCCTCTAAGGATCCTGGGTGATGGAGGCCgagtggaggtggtggtggcaGCTAGTGAAGAGGACGTGACGAGGTATGAGGAAGAGTTGGAGGACTGAGCAGCAGAAGAGATCATGGAGGAAGAGGGAGTGGATGAGTGAGAGAGCAGTGATGATGGTGGGGCAGCGGATGAAGGAAAAGGCCCCACGCTGGAGAGTTGGCGGGTGAAGTGGTGTTCACCAGCCCTTTCTCTGCGCATCCGTCCATCATCCTTTAGGGCACGCTCCCGTGCAGCTAGAGCCAAGCCCAGTGGAGAGGATGGGTCTAGAACTTTCCCTGTCAGTGGGTGGATGAAGGTGGTGGTAGGCTGTTGCTGTTGTGGCTGTTGACGACTGGCTCCCAGGTAGAAGTCAGCAGGTACAGACTTAGGCTGATAGTCCCCCAGAGGCGCAGATGTGGAATACTCAGGAAGACCAAAGGCAGGCGGCATGCTGCGAGCATGTTGAATGAATGTGTCGCCTGAGAACATGCCCTCATCAATAGATTTGGAGGGTCTCAGGCGAGGTGTAGGCTGTGAGCTCAGttgctgctgcagctgctgctgGGAGGCCTGACTCCTTCCTATTCCTGCTACCCCAGTACTCCCTGCCAACTCCTCCtcagcagagagaaaaaaggaggcACTCTTCCGTCGAGCTTCATGGAAACGCTCACGATCCCTGCGGGCTGCTCCCACAATGGCAGCACCAAACTGGCTAGTAAAATCCAGGTTCTCCTGAGGTCTGAGTGGTGGCAGTGAGGGTGGTGGCGGTGGAGGTACTGATGGTGGCTCAGGTGGGGGCATGGTGGGGGCAGGTGGGGGTGCAATGGGTGGGCCTGTGGAGCTTTCACTTTCTCCTGGAAGGGGCACATCAGCCTCAACACTGCTTCCTTGGCTACTGCGTCCACTGCTGCTGGTGGAGGGGGCTTTGACAATTATGGTTGGGATAGGAATGGAGCTCTTTTCCAATGAACCTTTACTTCCTAGTGTGCTCTGGCCAGAACGTAGGTCTTCTACCTTTGACTGCTTTACCAGTGGCCCCTTGCCTCTTCGGACACCCGCTTTCTGTACTCCGCCCACAGCTGCTGTCCCTGCTGTTGTGCGCTCCGCTCTTGTCTGCTGGCTCTGAGCAGTCTGTTGTTGCTGAGGGATCACTGTGGCCACACTAGTGGGTGGAACTGCATTGCTGTAGCCTCTTCTCAAACCAGCTGACCTTGCTCCTGCTGCTCCTCCAGCTCCTGTGGAATCACCTGTGTAACCCACAACCTTCCTGGAAGCAGTCCTGCTGGGGACAGAGGGGATCGCTTGGGCATGAGAATAAGAAGTTGCATGGTCAGAAACTGCAGAGCTTGTGGGTGGTCCAGGGGACCTGTCCCTTGGTCCATGAGTGTAGTGAGATGACTGGGAATAAAGCTGATAgtgggtggaggtggaggtagACTGTGACACCGATACTGAAGGCTGCTGGGATGCCTTGCCTCTCCAGCCCATCGGAGGTGCCGAGGAGAAAGGGGGATCAGGGGGCGCTGTGGTCGGTGGAGGGGGAATGTCATCTGGGCCAGGGACTGAAAGGCTTCGTGCAAACTTCATGGCTGGAGGATGGAGGAACTGCTTCTCCTCCTCAGGAACCCCTGAAGTATGAGATATAGatgtgagaaaaaaagagggtgAAAAGAATGACAGATGATGTAGGGTTAACATGTGGCAGAGACCTAGAAGATAAAATAgatatgaaacaaaaaaaaaaaagatatttcacAGATAATTAATTGACTAATTGAAAGTTGTgtaatcaataaaaatgaaacatggtCCAAATCCATCTCATAatacttgtctgtctgtctgtctgtctgtctgcttgtctGCTTGTCTGTTAGCTGCCTGCTTAATATTAGTGTTAGAGTCTATATTATGCCCGTCGTACAGCATAGACAGGGAGAGGTTAGTACTCCTTACAGCAGCAAATCAGTTCCAATGTCTGTATGAAGCTGTGTTAGCTGCAATACTCATGTTACAAAAACTGGCAAGCTGATTTGTAACAGGACAAACCAGAGTGACGTCAGCAATGCTGTGTTTATCAAGGTTGGAATTAAGCCCTAAGATTCAGTGCAGATTCAGCAGAAGGTCCTTCACAATTTTTAATATCAACACCAGGGTTGCCGACCTTCAAGGAATTGTTTGGCGTGAGACTTTCAGAAGCCATGACTGGTTTAGTTTCTTATGAACCGACCACGTGGAAGGAACTGGGCAGCATggcaggtagtgttgctgcctcacagctcctgaGTTCCTTGTTTGATGATGGTTACAAAAAATGAACAGTTGTCTGCTGCTTATCTACAGTAGTGTAAACACAATATAAGAATAGCCTAAAAGGCATCCATTCTAGTGAAAGTCAatcaaatacttatttaaacactttacatacagtccatacaggatttcgcagagtttttttgtgaaaaaaaacttgattttgctgcggggTTTTTTCAAGATTTGCGACGCAGTTTgcggaggggtttttttttttttgcggaaaactgctcgaattggcaaaattgcatgaaattgttttggtaaatgagaccttttagttgcACTCAAGTTCGATGTACGGGAATCGTAGGttgctttggctgaatgtgctttgtgatgacgtcacatggagctttctgatgacgtcacatgacgtgtcttggcccaaatcttcagtaattttgaaaaattacaagctcctgtgaatattgcagagtttcctaaattttgcgaaatcctggagggactgacttcAATATGTTAAATGTAATTTCAGACTTTAAAAAGACCAATACCTGTTTAGTAAATATTACACTACTTCTGATGCCATTTTGCATCCAACAACAGTTCTTTATATATAATTCTTGGCTATAAGCAAACAGAATACAGGATAGTCTTGTTTATGAATCAGTTTGCCGTGCTAAAATAGCTAACATTCTGGCAGGAAATTCTTTTAGGATTTGGTGTTAAAAAGGGGCTGTGAAAGTTGGCAACCCTGCTCAGTACAGAATGATAACATTATCTATGTTGTGAAATGGTCAATTAGTCACGTCTAGAGTTTATGTGTGCTACAACACAGACATATTAAAGTATTTACATGGGCAGTCAAATGATTAACACTAAGAACAAGAGTTGCTCATTAGGATTTAAAAGAATGGGGGGGGGAAAGTGGAGGGCCTGAATAAACCCGGTTTAACCCATTAGCATAGCTGCTGAGATACAAGCTACAGACGTGCGCTTTACAGCAGAACGAAAAAgcaagaggtttttttttcttctgacgTCTGAGGAAGACGTGCTTCAGCAGCCTGGTGAAAACCATCCTGAATCTTACGAGAGTTCACTGTGTTCCACTCCACAAATGTAGCCTAGCATAGCAAGGTTTGTGACATGGCTTCTTTGTCTGTTCTTGAATCATCAGATAGGCTGAACCAGGCTAAAACGCATGGAGCAAAACAAAGTGGAAGCTGGCAAGATTCAGGAGTTTGGTGTTTACCAGGCTGGATTTTTGCAAACCCAAAGCTACATTGGCACTCTAGAAGCACAGGCATAGGAAGAAAACACAGCtgtgcagacagacaggcagacagacagacggacagccTCACCGATGGATTTCTGTCGCAGCATACCGTGCTGGGGGGCGTGGGCAGACACAAACGGGCCACGGTCATAGCCGTGCCCTGGCCCAGAAGACGTTATTCCCATCCCTGTTTGGTCAA
This genomic interval from Ictalurus furcatus strain D&B chromosome 2, Billie_1.0, whole genome shotgun sequence contains the following:
- the shank1 gene encoding SH3 and multiple ankyrin repeat domains protein 1, which produces MTMPLSPLSSDEEQQKMLGNSQHLYPGAEEEEEEEEGEEEEELEDEYQDEEGEEENGELNGEEEEEDDEEDVRRAGGGGGGGGGRAEGHRQKAAGRSVRVTIPGHTTNPYSSNPGPAHQPAANHQQQQQQQKRLRRGSSSALDDAHIALMVFRIGIPDIKQTKCLRFNPEATVWKAKQQVLCSLTESLKDVLNYGLFQPATDGHDAKFLEEERPLRDYPQSFEKGVPYLEFRYKTRVYKQTNLDEKQLAKLHTKASLKKFMEYVQSGSVEKVAKLLDKGVDPNYHDTDTGETPLTLAVQCEPGAGEVIRVLVMGGAHIDFRAKDGLTPLHKAVRAHAHTALLTLLSLGSSLDYKDRRGLTPLYHTTLTGGDTSCCETLLYHRAKIGVRDENGWDETHQACQNGNSQHLEHLLFYGADSSSQNASGNTALHICALYNKESCARILLYRGANKDIKNHSGQTPFQVAVMSGHFELGEIIKNHRDADVVPFLESPKFAPQRRESGRTLALPHPHPFLRANSDNSMNVPEWLAFPNAAMTNIVSVQGLKHGGTLRSSSSPRGARTRSPSRGRTGDRDDRSRQSRRQGPGSISSQGAAPAQRRRLYSAVPGRVFVATRSHTAQGEREISLNKGDKVKVLSIGEGGYWEGTVRGRTGWFPSDCVEEVAARSLEHRSDSRSEKTKRLFRHYTVGSYDSFDAPSDYIIKEKTVLLQKKDSEGFGFVLRGAKAQTPIEEFTPTPAFPALQYLESVDEGGVAWRAGLRMGDFLIEVNGQNVVKVGHRQVVNMIRQGGNSLMVKVVMVTRNPDMEEGSRKKIPQQSKRLSTPAIALRSKSMTSELEEMASAPWKKKSEFESSQATEKKRTVYQMALNKLDEILAAAQQTISTNETPVPRGQAVKRERGRGFYNESNFDQTGMGITSSGPGHGYDRGPFVSAHAPQHGMLRQKSIGVPEEEKQFLHPPAMKFARSLSVPGPDDIPPPPTTAPPDPPFSSAPPMGWRGKASQQPSVSVSQSTSTSTHYQLYSQSSHYTHGPRDRSPGPPTSSAVSDHATSYSHAQAIPSVPSRTASRKVVGYTGDSTGAGGAAGARSAGLRRGYSNAVPPTSVATVIPQQQQTAQSQQTRAERTTAGTAAVGGVQKAGVRRGKGPLVKQSKVEDLRSGQSTLGSKGSLEKSSIPIPTIIVKAPSTSSSGRSSQGSSVEADVPLPGESESSTGPPIAPPPAPTMPPPEPPSVPPPPPPSLPPLRPQENLDFTSQFGAAIVGAARRDRERFHEARRKSASFFLSAEEELAGSTGVAGIGRSQASQQQLQQQLSSQPTPRLRPSKSIDEGMFSGDTFIQHARSMPPAFGLPEYSTSAPLGDYQPKSVPADFYLGASRQQPQQQQPTTTFIHPLTGKVLDPSSPLGLALAARERALKDDGRMRRERAGEHHFTRQLSSVGPFPSSAAPPSSLLSHSSTPSSSMISSAAQSSNSSSYLVTSSSLAATTTSTRPPSPRILRGAGGGWTEETGERAERESAGAAPSREGLRVRFSEDKTVHTHHYQSQHYQPTQKERERERQRERSREREREREIERGQSQQQQPSSQPTTQQPRRPSFLRMESEAGTYILSLTPPSPPPTAMTTRTSAGPGTGGEGGSSMGLMVLPPPAPSVDADDEFVFAEPLPPPLEFANSFDRASYSAIIANNLATRQQQHHPAPPPPPPPPPPPKDAFMTGFPAHTPLPSPQAGDSTTSSLTSYDSEVANLTQSAPSPSIASPNPPPPSSPSTLQPSGPPPPPSVSPPPPPSSYHRPFSLSQTHHHYNSTPATRRATSPTPPLITIPAPSAYGGPPVASSTPATSAALRGTSSLSMTATCATATTTITTTSVAASTAPAVSLHTQRMATVSTVATGSGSRRPSAEHHPPPSSAMAKSGESQETVVDSGIEELDSRSSSDHHLDSILALSSGGVRERMERAAESDRTSGADFLESYMSYLDGQTFEMHNTKAASTASTYPKMQRYREGSRASELRRQTSTAPPAYHRRRGEEEPEEEEPEEGEEEDVGTRDGYSIREGPGLSRSAVMYFDRPRTPEMKSLWGDGSTGATQIVTDSGAQSDGTYLEGRKLHPPMSGMKASIISELNTKLQQRSKGMENWGAQRSLSRHRFSEDSTGALSPPSVRSPSPSPLAQPALSPSPTASPHPPLYPNWARSSSPQPPGAPSQPPSTAPGTTARSHSPVSPSAYAPYPTSPKHRPVYRSKALEFQFIPSRESRKAESQRRRAPSPLISPSERPKLGPPRPSSLPILPTTPLYSSLYDLRGSITPPSPANPLGDAYFSPSPPLFAPSGAPPPPNSSLVVSRSLSPTHFLSGSSSPPLHSIAPPTCLSYPHLPPPSPSKPFASKPLPYWTKYDVADWLAYLNLAEHRERFLDNEIDGTHLPSLTKEDFLDLGVTRVGHRMNIERALRRVMDRLSSSPFPISALSPRDGRARDEGARS